Proteins encoded together in one Cyanobium sp. WAJ14-Wanaka window:
- a CDS encoding chlorophyll a/b-binding protein: MADSTSRFGFVEFAETWNGRLAMLGFVIGLGTELLTGQGILSQIGLG, encoded by the coding sequence ATGGCTGATTCCACCTCCCGCTTCGGTTTTGTTGAATTCGCTGAAACCTGGAATGGTCGCCTAGCCATGCTCGGCTTCGTGATTGGCCTGGGCACCGAGCTGCTCACCGGCCAGGGCATCCTTTCCCAAATCGGCTTGGGTTGA